In a genomic window of Blastopirellula marina:
- a CDS encoding anhydro-N-acetylmuramic acid kinase: MNKPECHTVIGLMSGTSADGVDAALITTDGQDFVEFHGGLTLPYSEEVRSRVLEASQHNVRLDELLRLERDLTLHHAQAIFALEEQLGELAKSAKLVGFHGHTVRHIPGEGVTMQLGNPWLLAEKTGKQVVSDFRRRDMARGGQGAPLATFFHQAIFHDETQAIAVLNLGGVANLTWLGADGSIVAGDTGPGCGLLDEWAQEMAGLSHDIDGQLALRGTVHQQLVKDALSADYFQRPLPKSADRFEFDHIDVSGLSVEDGAATLCAVTVGAIAMSAQTMAEPPAILWATGGGVHHPVIMSMLAEHFQTVQTIDQRGLSPDTLEAECFAWLAVRSLRNLPLTIPETTGCSQPTTGGFVTP; this comes from the coding sequence GTGAATAAGCCAGAGTGTCATACGGTGATCGGTCTAATGAGTGGGACCTCGGCCGATGGCGTTGACGCAGCTTTGATTACAACCGACGGACAAGACTTCGTCGAATTTCACGGTGGATTAACCTTGCCCTATTCGGAAGAGGTCCGCTCGCGCGTCCTAGAAGCATCGCAGCATAACGTTCGACTTGACGAATTGTTGCGTTTGGAACGCGACCTGACCCTGCATCACGCCCAAGCAATCTTCGCCTTGGAAGAGCAACTCGGCGAATTAGCGAAGTCGGCCAAACTGGTTGGTTTTCACGGACACACGGTGCGACATATCCCTGGCGAAGGGGTCACGATGCAGCTGGGCAATCCTTGGCTGCTCGCCGAGAAGACCGGCAAACAGGTGGTTTCCGATTTTCGTCGCCGTGACATGGCGCGTGGTGGCCAAGGCGCCCCTTTGGCGACCTTCTTCCATCAAGCGATTTTCCATGACGAAACCCAGGCAATCGCCGTTTTGAATTTAGGTGGAGTGGCCAACCTGACTTGGCTTGGCGCGGACGGGTCGATCGTCGCAGGCGATACGGGACCTGGCTGTGGTTTGCTGGACGAATGGGCGCAAGAGATGGCCGGTCTCAGTCACGACATTGATGGACAACTCGCACTGCGTGGTACGGTGCATCAGCAGCTTGTAAAAGACGCCCTTTCGGCCGACTATTTTCAGCGACCTTTACCGAAGTCGGCAGATCGCTTTGAGTTCGATCACATTGATGTGTCTGGACTCAGCGTCGAGGATGGGGCTGCTACCCTTTGCGCGGTTACCGTCGGGGCAATTGCCATGTCGGCTCAGACGATGGCCGAGCCTCCAGCAATCCTCTGGGCAACTGGCGGGGGCGTGCACCATCCTGTAATCATGTCGATGTTGGCCGAGCACTTCCAAACCGTGCAAACCATCGATCAGCGCGGCTTAAGTCCTGATACGCTCGAGGCGGAATGCTTCGCCTGGTTGGCCGTCCGCAGTTTGCGAAATCTTCCGCTGACCATTCCCGAAACGACGGGTTGTTCTCAGCCGACGACTGGCGGCTTTGTGACGCCTTAA
- a CDS encoding sodium:solute symporter family transporter, with amino-acid sequence MSFLDSLAIPPVDAAIIALYILGTTLLGVWLGKGENSTSDFFLGSGNLPSWALLLSIVATETSTVTFLSVPGLAFKQGGNFGFLQLAIGYIIGRVFVLTFLLPLYFKNQNSTAYEVFQRNFGTSTRKLASVFFLGARTLGDGLRLFLTAFTLQQVIHINFDVSVIVIAVATSIYALFGGVRSVVWNDCLQFAVYMTGAFIAIGVILYRLPGGAQEYFAFASETGRLQLFDVNFLPENGQLTLWSGIFGGAVLSLATHGADQLIVQRYLCAKDQRSAGLALFWSGPIVFAQFALFLAIGAGLACYYAQFDPARESLAGDQAFASFIVNDLPVGIRGVILAAVFAAAMSTLSSSVNSSSSSLLDDLGGEELRKLPDNRRLLLARVFTVLFTVLQAVVAIVAYYQGYATTVVHQALAIAGFSAGLLLGLFLIALVIGRVPSLYANIGLLAGAVIVVCVWQYYGLSGYWNSLVCCVSVFTITATIWSIANFIFEPSPIASVEDET; translated from the coding sequence ATGAGTTTTCTTGATTCCCTGGCCATTCCACCCGTCGATGCCGCGATCATCGCGTTGTACATCCTCGGTACCACCTTGCTGGGAGTTTGGCTTGGTAAGGGAGAGAACTCGACAAGTGACTTCTTCTTAGGGTCAGGCAACTTACCTTCCTGGGCGTTATTACTATCGATTGTTGCCACCGAAACCAGTACGGTCACCTTTCTGAGCGTGCCTGGCCTCGCATTTAAGCAGGGAGGCAACTTTGGGTTTTTGCAGCTGGCGATTGGCTACATCATTGGCCGTGTCTTTGTACTGACCTTCTTGTTGCCGCTCTACTTTAAGAATCAGAATTCAACGGCTTACGAAGTGTTCCAACGCAATTTTGGGACTTCGACCCGCAAGCTGGCATCTGTCTTCTTTCTAGGGGCACGTACGCTGGGCGACGGTCTGCGGCTGTTCCTAACCGCGTTCACTTTGCAGCAGGTCATTCACATTAACTTCGACGTTAGTGTGATTGTGATCGCCGTTGCCACGTCCATCTATGCACTTTTTGGTGGTGTACGCTCGGTGGTCTGGAACGATTGCCTGCAGTTCGCGGTCTACATGACAGGGGCATTTATCGCAATCGGTGTGATCCTTTATCGGCTGCCTGGTGGGGCTCAGGAGTATTTCGCCTTTGCGTCAGAAACAGGTCGCTTACAGCTTTTTGATGTCAACTTCTTGCCTGAGAACGGCCAGTTGACCTTATGGTCCGGCATCTTCGGTGGCGCTGTTCTCAGCCTTGCAACACATGGTGCCGACCAGTTGATCGTGCAGCGATACTTGTGTGCGAAAGATCAACGGTCCGCTGGGTTGGCGTTGTTCTGGAGCGGTCCCATCGTGTTCGCTCAGTTTGCGTTGTTCCTGGCTATTGGTGCTGGACTTGCTTGTTACTACGCACAGTTCGATCCAGCTCGAGAATCGTTAGCAGGCGATCAAGCGTTTGCCTCGTTTATCGTCAATGATTTACCCGTCGGTATCCGCGGCGTGATTCTCGCTGCCGTGTTTGCTGCCGCGATGTCGACTCTCTCCAGCTCGGTGAATTCTTCATCGAGTTCACTACTCGACGATCTTGGTGGAGAAGAGCTTCGTAAATTGCCGGATAATCGCCGACTGCTCTTGGCACGCGTGTTTACGGTGCTCTTTACCGTACTTCAGGCCGTGGTCGCGATCGTCGCCTATTATCAGGGATACGCCACCACCGTCGTGCACCAAGCGTTGGCTATCGCCGGATTCTCGGCGGGGCTGTTGTTGGGTCTGTTTCTTATCGCACTAGTCATTGGCCGAGTACCCAGCCTGTACGCCAACATTGGACTACTAGCAGGTGCCGTGATCGTAGTTTGCGTTTGGCAATACTACGGACTGAGCGGCTACTGGAACTCGCTGGTTTGCTGCGTCAGCGTTTTCACGATCACCGCGACCATCTGGTCGATTGCCAATTTTATTTTCGAGCCATCGCCGATTGCCTCCGTTGAGGATGAAACATGA
- the murQ gene encoding N-acetylmuramic acid 6-phosphate etherase yields MLDHLTTEASNPASEQLDELTTLEVVKLINDQDAGVAEAVGRQSQQIATAIDVISERMHSGGRLIYFGAGTSGRLGILDAAECPPTFRSDPRQVVGLIAGGPSAITTAVEGAEDNPVLGMQDLEKIQLSPTDVVVGIATSGRTPYVIGGLEYARELGAYAIGLTCNDNSELKSYCDLVIAPVVGPEILSGSTRMKAGTATKMVLNMLSTGAMIRQGKTFGNLMVDLRATNSKLNARARRIVKAATELDEAAAAELLSQCDGEVKTAIVMHHTEQSPEDARTLLDRAHGHLRRAIHDGTNGAVRL; encoded by the coding sequence ATGCTTGATCATCTAACAACCGAGGCCAGCAATCCTGCCTCGGAACAACTCGACGAGCTTACGACTCTCGAGGTGGTTAAACTCATCAACGATCAGGACGCTGGTGTCGCGGAGGCTGTCGGAAGACAGTCGCAGCAGATCGCCACGGCTATCGACGTCATCTCTGAGCGAATGCACAGTGGAGGTCGGCTGATCTATTTCGGCGCTGGAACCTCGGGTCGGCTGGGCATTCTCGATGCTGCCGAATGTCCACCGACGTTCCGTTCGGATCCCCGTCAGGTCGTCGGTCTCATTGCTGGTGGTCCTTCGGCAATCACCACCGCGGTGGAAGGTGCGGAAGATAATCCTGTCCTCGGCATGCAAGACCTCGAGAAGATCCAACTCTCGCCTACCGATGTGGTCGTCGGCATCGCTACTAGCGGTCGCACACCCTACGTAATTGGCGGCCTGGAATACGCACGCGAACTAGGTGCTTACGCCATCGGGTTGACGTGCAACGACAACTCCGAATTGAAGTCATACTGTGACCTCGTGATTGCTCCGGTCGTTGGACCAGAGATCCTCAGCGGTTCTACTCGGATGAAAGCAGGCACCGCAACCAAGATGGTGCTGAACATGCTAAGCACCGGTGCGATGATTCGCCAAGGTAAGACGTTCGGTAATCTGATGGTCGACTTGCGTGCGACAAACTCGAAGCTGAACGCCCGAGCTCGACGGATCGTAAAGGCGGCTACGGAATTAGACGAGGCAGCCGCAGCCGAACTGCTCAGCCAATGTGACGGTGAAGTGAAAACGGCGATTGTCATGCATCACACCGAGCAATCGCCAGAAGATGCCCGAACGTTATTGGACCGTGCTCACGGACACTTGCGCCGCGCGATCCACGATGGCACCAACGGCGCCGTCCGCCTCTGA
- a CDS encoding exo-beta-N-acetylmuramidase NamZ domain-containing protein, producing the protein MILRTLLLATFLSIPSLALAEIPTATPEEVGMAGPIAPAIDQEIEKALAEKKMPGCVVVVVRHGKIVYEKAHGNRRIVPNVEPMTVDTVFDMASLTKPISTATSVMQLVEQGKVDLDQPVSKYLPEFQGNGKEDITVRQLMIHVSGLTPDNHVNDYLDGWDTAYEKICDLKLLSPPGDKFRYSDVGFLLLGEIVARVSGQPLDQYAKEHVFQPLGMTESGYNPPEALKKRAVTTQEEDGVWLKGTVHDPRARLCEGVAGHAGLFSTAHDLVLYGKGMLAAQKAGEGHVLNPETLKLMTSGYDAVGNVRGLGWDKKSGYSSNRGASMTDKAYGHGGFTGTAMWIDPGLDLVVIFLSNRVHPDGKGSVNQLAGRIGTIAADACLATEENTDDKGTKLGIDVLANDKFAALKGKKVGLIANHTSRDKEGTGTHILLHEAPDVDLVTIFSPEHGFAGLLDQSHIGDSVEPKTGVHVKSLYGETRKPTKEQLAGIDTLVFDIQDIGCRFYTYISTMGLAMEAAAELDIEFIVLDRPNPLGGEVMDGSMLDDEKRSFVGFHDIPVRHGMTIGELAQMMNAERGWGTKLTVIKLEDWQRDELLYETGLPWRNTSPNMRNLAQALIYPGVGLLETTNVSVGRGTDTPFEILGATWIDGPELAAAINAYEIPGVKAIGIEFTPESSKYEGELCGGVNFIITDWSKFETLDLGWAVAASLKKLYPNDWETKRLPTLLGNQQVLDMINDGKTPAEIKVTYQKDLADFAKRRDPFLLYE; encoded by the coding sequence ATGATCTTGCGTACTTTGCTGCTTGCAACATTCCTTTCAATTCCCTCGCTCGCCTTGGCCGAGATTCCGACGGCAACGCCAGAAGAAGTCGGTATGGCAGGTCCGATTGCTCCAGCGATCGACCAAGAGATTGAAAAGGCTTTGGCTGAGAAAAAGATGCCAGGTTGTGTGGTCGTTGTTGTCCGACACGGAAAGATCGTCTACGAAAAAGCCCACGGTAATCGCCGAATTGTGCCCAACGTGGAACCGATGACCGTCGACACGGTATTCGATATGGCCTCGCTGACGAAGCCAATTTCGACTGCTACGAGTGTGATGCAGTTGGTCGAGCAAGGCAAAGTAGATCTCGATCAGCCAGTCTCGAAATACCTTCCTGAGTTCCAAGGTAACGGTAAAGAAGATATCACCGTTCGGCAATTGATGATCCATGTAAGCGGGCTTACGCCGGACAATCATGTGAATGATTACCTCGATGGCTGGGACACCGCCTACGAAAAGATTTGCGACCTCAAGCTGCTCTCCCCGCCTGGCGATAAGTTCCGCTACTCGGACGTCGGCTTTCTGCTGCTGGGCGAAATTGTCGCTCGTGTTTCCGGTCAGCCACTCGATCAATACGCCAAGGAGCACGTCTTCCAACCGCTGGGGATGACCGAAAGCGGCTACAACCCGCCAGAAGCTCTGAAGAAGCGTGCTGTGACCACCCAGGAAGAAGATGGTGTATGGTTGAAAGGGACGGTCCACGACCCACGTGCTCGCCTGTGTGAAGGCGTCGCTGGTCACGCTGGCCTGTTCAGCACAGCGCACGATCTGGTTCTATACGGTAAAGGTATGCTGGCCGCGCAGAAAGCGGGCGAAGGGCACGTCCTGAACCCCGAAACCTTGAAGCTGATGACCAGCGGATACGATGCCGTCGGAAATGTGCGCGGGCTCGGTTGGGATAAGAAGAGTGGTTATTCCAGCAATCGTGGCGCCAGCATGACGGACAAAGCATACGGACACGGAGGCTTTACCGGCACGGCGATGTGGATCGATCCTGGTCTCGATCTCGTCGTGATTTTCCTATCGAACCGCGTTCATCCAGATGGAAAGGGTTCGGTCAATCAGTTGGCTGGTCGTATCGGTACTATTGCCGCGGATGCTTGCCTCGCGACCGAAGAGAACACTGACGATAAGGGGACCAAGCTCGGAATCGATGTTCTCGCCAACGACAAATTTGCGGCCCTGAAAGGAAAGAAGGTTGGTTTGATCGCCAATCACACCAGCCGCGACAAGGAGGGCACTGGTACGCACATCTTGCTGCACGAAGCACCTGACGTCGACCTCGTCACGATCTTCAGCCCCGAACATGGCTTCGCTGGCTTACTCGATCAATCGCACATTGGCGATTCAGTCGAACCGAAGACAGGTGTCCACGTCAAGAGCTTATATGGCGAGACCCGCAAGCCAACTAAAGAACAGCTTGCCGGGATCGATACGCTGGTATTCGATATTCAAGACATTGGCTGCCGCTTCTACACCTACATCTCGACGATGGGTTTGGCAATGGAAGCCGCGGCAGAACTCGACATCGAGTTCATCGTTCTCGATCGCCCGAACCCGCTGGGCGGTGAGGTGATGGATGGATCGATGCTCGACGACGAGAAACGCTCGTTCGTCGGTTTCCATGACATACCGGTCCGACATGGTATGACGATCGGCGAGCTGGCTCAGATGATGAACGCTGAACGAGGCTGGGGAACCAAGCTGACTGTAATCAAACTGGAAGATTGGCAGCGCGACGAACTACTTTACGAAACTGGTCTCCCTTGGCGTAACACTTCGCCGAACATGCGAAACCTGGCCCAAGCGCTTATCTACCCTGGAGTAGGTCTGCTGGAAACAACCAACGTTTCGGTTGGCCGTGGAACCGACACACCGTTCGAGATCCTCGGAGCTACTTGGATCGATGGTCCAGAGTTGGCCGCCGCGATCAACGCTTACGAAATCCCCGGCGTCAAAGCCATTGGTATCGAATTCACCCCAGAGTCGAGTAAGTATGAAGGGGAATTGTGTGGTGGTGTGAACTTCATCATCACCGACTGGAGCAAATTCGAGACGCTTGACTTGGGCTGGGCCGTTGCGGCTAGTCTCAAGAAGCTATACCCAAACGATTGGGAAACTAAGCGATTGCCCACGCTATTGGGGAATCAACAAGTGCTCGATATGATCAACGACGGCAAGACGCCAGCTGAGATCAAAGTAACCTATCAAAAGGATCTGGCTGACTTCGCCAAACGCCGCGATCCATTTTTGCTGTACGAATAA